A genomic window from Candidatus Kouleothrix ribensis includes:
- a CDS encoding DUF5615 family PIN-like protein yields MPLKLYTDHHVPRAITIGLRLRQVDVVTAYEDQAHEIADTALLDRATALGRVLFTQDDDLLAEATHRQRTGIAFGGVIYAHQQDVSIGQCVEDLEMIAAAGTEADVRNRVMYLPLSQHRIHSQSGEVTNPTYA; encoded by the coding sequence ATGCCACTGAAACTCTACACCGATCATCACGTACCGCGTGCGATTACTATAGGGCTGCGTCTCCGCCAAGTGGATGTTGTGACAGCGTATGAAGATCAAGCCCACGAAATCGCGGACACGGCGTTACTGGATCGGGCAACGGCTTTAGGACGCGTGTTGTTTACCCAAGATGATGACTTGCTGGCAGAAGCAACCCATCGACAACGCACCGGTATCGCATTTGGTGGTGTGATTTATGCGCATCAGCAGGATGTCTCAATTGGACAATGTGTCGAAGATTTAGAGATGATTGCAGCGGCAGGAACCGAGGCGGATGTTCGCAATCGCGTGATGTATCTGCCGCTCTCGCAGCACCGTATCCACAGCCAGAGTGGAGAAGTAACCAACCCTACCTATGCCTGA
- a CDS encoding IS110 family transposase, which translates to MAHSSSGYRLFIGIDIAATTCAVAWMRSGAQPTRAITIKQTPAGFADLQRQLLAIEPDPSATLIVLEATGTYWMRLAKSLSEAGFAVSVINPAQAHAFAKALLKRSKTDAIDAQTLAELGARLQPECWTPPPQVYTELAQRLVHRDGLVVARTQFRNQLHALVQQPIVIDSVRTRLEILITTLDEDIATVEQEIASALEQDAAWAAAAARLATIKGLGTRTIAWVLTTTINFTLTLTPEAAANYAGLAPQLRQSGSSVRGRPRVGHGGNARLRRAVYMASLRAIQHNPVIKGFYSRLRAAGKPRKVALGAAARKLLRIAWAVATKDQDFDPDYALRLGSVAVAA; encoded by the coding sequence ATGGCGCACTCTTCGTCCGGCTATCGATTATTCATCGGCATCGATATTGCCGCTACCACTTGTGCCGTGGCTTGGATGCGTTCAGGCGCTCAACCCACACGCGCCATCACCATCAAACAAACGCCCGCTGGCTTTGCCGACCTCCAACGCCAGCTGCTAGCCATCGAGCCCGACCCAAGCGCCACGCTCATCGTCCTGGAGGCGACTGGCACCTACTGGATGCGCTTGGCGAAGAGCCTGAGTGAAGCTGGCTTCGCCGTCTCGGTCATCAATCCCGCCCAAGCCCACGCTTTCGCGAAGGCGCTGCTCAAACGCTCCAAGACCGATGCGATTGATGCACAAACACTGGCCGAACTCGGTGCGCGGCTGCAACCTGAATGCTGGACGCCACCACCGCAAGTCTATACCGAGCTGGCGCAGCGCCTGGTGCATCGTGATGGACTGGTCGTGGCACGCACACAATTCCGCAACCAGCTGCATGCGCTCGTTCAGCAGCCGATTGTGATAGACAGCGTGAGGACGCGCCTGGAAATCTTGATCACAACTCTGGACGAGGACATCGCCACAGTCGAGCAGGAGATCGCCAGCGCGCTTGAGCAGGATGCGGCCTGGGCAGCCGCCGCGGCGCGCTTAGCCACAATCAAGGGATTGGGTACACGCACAATTGCGTGGGTGTTGACAACGACGATCAACTTCACGCTCACTCTGACGCCGGAGGCGGCTGCCAACTATGCGGGCTTGGCACCTCAACTGCGCCAGTCTGGCAGCAGCGTGCGTGGGCGACCGCGCGTGGGTCACGGAGGAAATGCGCGGTTGCGCCGAGCGGTGTATATGGCATCACTGCGCGCAATTCAGCACAACCCTGTGATCAAGGGGTTCTATAGCCGCCTGCGGGCAGCGGGCAAGCCACGCAAGGTGGCCTTGGGTGCGGCCGCCCGCAAGCTGTTGCGGATCGCCTGGGCAGTGGCGACCAAAGACCAAGATTTCGACCCAGACTATGCTTTGCGTTTGGGCTCGGTGGCGGTGGCTGCGTGA
- a CDS encoding DUF433 domain-containing protein, whose product MSMVETRYEHIVLDDTGVPLIASTTMKVIELVAERAAYGWSAEELHFQHPYLSLGQIHSALAYYWDHQDELDADMAQRRARVAELRRTTPPSPFIARLKAQR is encoded by the coding sequence ATGTCTATGGTTGAAACACGCTACGAGCATATCGTTCTTGACGATACTGGTGTTCCGCTCATTGCCAGCACGACCATGAAGGTGATTGAATTGGTGGCTGAACGTGCTGCCTATGGCTGGAGTGCGGAAGAATTGCACTTTCAGCATCCCTATCTTTCCCTCGGTCAGATTCACTCCGCATTGGCCTATTACTGGGATCATCAAGACGAACTGGATGCTGATATGGCGCAACGCCGCGCGCGGGTAGCCGAACTCCGCCGGACTACCCCGCCATCTCCGTTTATTGCCCGCCTCAAAGCGCAGCGATAA
- a CDS encoding pyridoxamine 5'-phosphate oxidase family protein translates to MPILTPEMKRLLDEQRLGFVATVCPDGTPNLSPKGTTIVWDDDHLVFADIHSPGTSTNLRYNPHVEVNVVDPFARKGYRFKGTAKVLTDGEQYNAVVDFYRQRGSRAVIQAIVLIEVGSAAPLVSPAYADGTSEADIRGQWERHYADLHRTWSASVDNASKA, encoded by the coding sequence ATGCCGATACTTACACCAGAAATGAAACGATTGCTCGACGAGCAACGCCTGGGATTTGTGGCCACCGTCTGTCCAGACGGAACACCCAATCTCTCCCCCAAGGGCACAACTATCGTTTGGGATGACGATCATCTCGTTTTTGCCGATATTCATTCGCCTGGCACAAGCACCAACCTGCGCTACAATCCCCACGTTGAAGTAAATGTGGTCGATCCATTTGCCCGTAAAGGCTATCGCTTTAAAGGAACCGCCAAAGTCCTCACAGATGGTGAGCAGTATAATGCGGTTGTGGATTTCTACCGGCAACGCGGCAGTCGTGCGGTCATTCAGGCGATTGTACTGATTGAGGTCGGATCGGCCGCACCACTGGTCTCACCCGCGTATGCCGATGGTACATCAGAGGCTGATATTCGCGGACAGTGGGAACGCCATTATGCCGACCTCCATCGTACTTGGTCGGCGAGTGTCGACAACGCTTCAAAAGCCTAA